A genomic window from Microvirga sp. TS319 includes:
- a CDS encoding peptidase domain-containing ABC transporter, whose amino-acid sequence MDRFAGSAETSFASNASWLTRPFASLLGRHGVAFLVLVLEASLVLTLLALALPAALLQVYDRILPNKSVGTLVVLATVVTAAIVLEALVRHVRGRILARVAATSEAQAHRQAMERLLSAPLSALEAHGNGYYAERLSAIGALREAWSGPALQAMLDLPFALLYLIGIWYLAGPLVLVPLTLLGCVGLLAAVTGHRVRGAAYDFAQAEERRFNFLFDALNCIHAMKGLGAEPLLERRYERLQGSSAQMRRALSHTISTGQEAGMLLAQAATVGVAAFGCHMVLNGQLSVGGLGACTMLVGRTMQPLLGGVALWSRLQSLAESRRRVAEIGALPREHQVGLPALKVHAGHILLRDVRFRSRGYSSRLFENVSLEAHPGEVIGITGANGSGRSTLLRLIAGDLRPEGGGVFIDGQDLGKVDIGPARQSVALVQPNPALVRGTLLQNLTLYQPELESDALHFATELGLDQVASAMPGGWHTPVGVAATPLPRGAEQRIGIVRALVEKPRILLFDDTTTQLDADSDTKLARLLAQLRGKVTVVIVTHRPSTLAIADRVYTIRNGYLESES is encoded by the coding sequence ACCTTGCTGGCCCTGGCTCTGCCGGCGGCCCTTCTGCAGGTCTACGACCGGATTCTGCCGAACAAGTCCGTGGGCACTCTTGTCGTCCTCGCGACGGTCGTGACGGCTGCCATCGTACTGGAGGCCTTGGTCCGACATGTCCGCGGGCGGATTCTGGCGCGCGTGGCGGCCACGTCCGAGGCGCAGGCGCATCGTCAAGCCATGGAGCGCCTTCTCAGCGCTCCCCTTTCTGCCCTCGAGGCCCACGGCAACGGCTATTATGCCGAGCGCCTGTCCGCGATCGGCGCATTGCGCGAAGCCTGGTCGGGACCCGCTCTGCAGGCCATGCTCGATCTCCCCTTCGCGCTGCTCTACCTGATCGGCATCTGGTATCTGGCCGGACCGCTGGTGCTTGTGCCGCTGACGCTTCTCGGCTGCGTCGGCCTGCTCGCCGCGGTAACCGGACACCGGGTGCGTGGCGCGGCATATGACTTCGCTCAGGCCGAGGAGCGCCGCTTCAACTTTCTCTTCGATGCGCTGAATTGCATCCATGCCATGAAGGGCCTGGGCGCCGAGCCCCTCCTGGAGCGCCGCTACGAGCGCCTGCAGGGGAGCTCCGCCCAAATGCGTCGGGCGTTGAGTCATACGATCTCGACGGGGCAGGAGGCCGGCATGTTGCTGGCCCAGGCGGCGACAGTCGGGGTTGCGGCCTTCGGCTGCCATATGGTGCTCAACGGTCAGCTGAGCGTCGGCGGGCTTGGGGCATGCACGATGCTGGTCGGCCGCACGATGCAGCCTCTGCTCGGCGGCGTGGCGCTATGGTCGCGCCTGCAATCCTTGGCGGAGAGCCGGCGGCGCGTGGCGGAGATCGGAGCCCTTCCGCGGGAGCACCAGGTTGGTCTTCCGGCGCTGAAGGTTCATGCCGGACACATCCTGCTTCGGGACGTCCGGTTCCGGTCGCGCGGTTATTCCAGCAGATTGTTCGAGAACGTCTCGCTGGAGGCCCATCCGGGCGAGGTCATTGGCATCACGGGCGCCAACGGCTCCGGCCGTTCGACATTGCTGCGGCTGATCGCCGGCGATCTCCGCCCGGAGGGCGGCGGTGTCTTCATCGACGGGCAGGACCTCGGCAAGGTCGACATCGGGCCTGCCCGTCAGTCGGTCGCCCTGGTTCAACCCAATCCCGCTTTGGTCCGCGGCACGCTGCTGCAGAACCTCACCCTGTATCAGCCCGAGCTGGAGAGCGATGCCCTGCATTTCGCCACTGAGCTCGGGCTCGATCAGGTGGCGAGCGCGATGCCCGGAGGATGGCATACCCCGGTCGGTGTCGCCGCGACGCCGCTGCCGCGCGGTGCCGAGCAGAGGATCGGCATCGTTCGCGCTCTGGTGGAGAAGCCGCGCATTCTTCTGTTCGATGACACCACGACGCAGCTCGATGCGGACAGCGATACGAAGCTCGCCAGGCTCCTGGCGCAGCTACGGGGAAAGGTGACGGTCGTCATCGTCACGCACCGGCCGTCCACGCTCGCTATCGCCGACCGGGTCTACACCATACGGAACGGATATCTGGAGTCCGAGTCATGA
- a CDS encoding peptidase domain-containing ABC transporter translates to MIEHGEQHMGSPLHIPEDLLTPSDLAFCLPVMLWALGWSGGPDDLLAALPHAKPDVDITDLRNTLAVLGYPTRTVRLKRGGLDARGLPAMLLTPGKAAAVLYRDEAGQVLRYDAASGEAVPCGPEKLHGTLLLVEDAQVPSARQGWFAGMARRFRGELPTLLSIGGLMALLGLAVPAFTMSVFDTVIAGHSPDTLPMLVAGAVGAILMETAFRVVRQRTLLRIAERLDRLVTNAVFTQLMSLPAALVERAGTASQVSRLRDFAAIREFLTGSFAIAVLDMPFTLLVIVLMVALGGWIALVPVGTALGFALLFLISRAPMRLAIERAARAAQVREALAVEALEAVRTLKLGRAEERWTERYAAAAAAAAVASARVGTLAGSVLAASQALVALSGLAAMVTGVLSVLNGAMSAGALIAGMMLIWRVLGPMQAFFMMLSRWEQTQASIRQVDGLMALETERPNPLEARMAPPEHGAITFHRVTLRYLPQSEPVLAGASFSVQPGQVVAITGAEGTGKSTLLQLIAGLYRPQGGLIRIDGHDVRSFNPAVLRRSIGWVPQSPGLLYGTVAQNLRLARPSATDAELRAAAAEAGVLEAIEALPHGFDTRVGDNYSGRLPRSILLRIALAGALLRDAPILLLDEPVAGLDDACAKAFTDVIASRRGRCTILMATHRPSHIRLADRVLRIREGVVEEVEPQMPPVAPRPARAAIGASVAGAAFAHSTASNGTRGSR, encoded by the coding sequence ATGATCGAGCACGGGGAACAGCACATGGGCAGCCCCTTGCATATTCCCGAGGATCTGCTGACCCCGTCCGATCTGGCATTCTGCCTTCCCGTCATGCTGTGGGCCCTGGGATGGTCGGGCGGGCCCGACGATCTGCTGGCGGCGCTTCCGCACGCCAAACCGGACGTGGATATCACCGATCTGCGCAACACGTTGGCCGTTCTCGGCTACCCGACCCGAACGGTCCGTTTGAAGCGAGGGGGCCTGGATGCGCGGGGCCTGCCCGCCATGCTTCTGACGCCGGGCAAGGCAGCGGCCGTCCTGTACCGCGACGAGGCCGGGCAGGTCCTGCGATACGATGCCGCCTCCGGAGAGGCGGTGCCTTGCGGGCCGGAGAAATTGCATGGGACCCTGTTGCTCGTGGAAGACGCGCAGGTCCCATCGGCAAGGCAGGGCTGGTTCGCGGGTATGGCGCGGCGCTTCCGCGGCGAGCTGCCGACGCTTCTGAGCATCGGTGGATTGATGGCGCTCCTGGGTCTGGCCGTGCCCGCGTTCACCATGTCGGTCTTCGACACCGTCATCGCCGGCCATAGCCCCGACACGCTGCCCATGCTGGTCGCGGGCGCGGTCGGCGCGATCCTCATGGAGACGGCATTCCGCGTGGTCCGACAGCGCACTCTGCTGCGCATCGCAGAGCGACTCGACCGGCTGGTTACGAATGCCGTCTTCACGCAGCTCATGTCTCTTCCGGCAGCGCTCGTGGAGAGGGCAGGGACCGCCTCACAGGTTTCGCGCCTGCGCGATTTCGCAGCAATCCGCGAATTCCTCACGGGCAGCTTCGCCATCGCCGTTCTGGACATGCCGTTCACGCTCCTCGTCATCGTGCTCATGGTGGCGCTGGGCGGTTGGATCGCTCTCGTACCGGTCGGAACGGCGCTCGGTTTCGCTCTCCTGTTCCTGATCTCCCGCGCGCCGATGCGCCTGGCGATCGAGCGGGCGGCCCGTGCCGCGCAAGTGCGCGAGGCTCTGGCCGTCGAGGCCCTAGAAGCTGTCAGGACCCTGAAGCTCGGGCGGGCCGAGGAGCGCTGGACGGAACGCTACGCGGCCGCTGCGGCCGCTGCCGCGGTCGCATCGGCGCGGGTCGGCACGCTGGCAGGATCCGTGCTCGCCGCAAGCCAGGCGCTCGTTGCCCTGTCGGGACTTGCGGCCATGGTCACGGGCGTGCTCTCGGTTCTCAACGGCGCCATGAGCGCCGGTGCCTTGATCGCCGGCATGATGTTGATCTGGCGTGTGCTCGGTCCGATGCAGGCCTTCTTCATGATGCTCTCGCGATGGGAGCAGACCCAGGCGTCCATCCGGCAGGTCGACGGGCTGATGGCGCTGGAAACCGAGCGGCCGAATCCTCTCGAGGCGCGGATGGCGCCGCCCGAGCACGGCGCGATCACCTTCCACCGCGTCACCCTGCGCTACCTCCCGCAATCCGAGCCCGTGCTCGCCGGCGCGAGCTTTTCGGTGCAGCCGGGGCAGGTCGTCGCAATCACCGGGGCGGAGGGCACGGGCAAGTCCACGCTCCTGCAGCTGATCGCGGGCCTCTATCGGCCTCAAGGCGGATTGATTCGCATCGACGGACACGACGTTCGCTCCTTCAATCCCGCCGTGCTCAGGCGCAGCATCGGCTGGGTCCCGCAGTCGCCGGGGCTGCTCTACGGCACCGTTGCGCAGAACCTCCGCCTTGCGCGCCCCAGCGCCACGGATGCCGAACTGCGGGCCGCCGCCGCCGAAGCCGGCGTCCTCGAAGCGATCGAGGCGTTGCCGCATGGTTTCGACACGCGTGTCGGCGATAATTACAGCGGCAGGCTGCCCCGCAGCATTTTGCTGCGGATCGCCCTTGCGGGCGCATTGCTTCGCGATGCTCCCATTCTGCTCCTGGACGAGCCGGTCGCCGGTCTCGACGACGCGTGCGCGAAGGCATTCACCGACGTGATCGCTTCGCGGCGCGGCCGCTGCACCATTCTCATGGCGACGCACCGGCCGAGCCACATTCGTCTGGCTGATCGCGTTCTGCGCATTCGCGAGGGAGTGGTGGAGGAGGTCGAACCGCAGATGCCGCCCGTCGCTCCGCGCCCGGCGAGAGCCGCCATCGGCGCATCGGTCGCGGGCGCAGCCTTCGCCCATTCAACAGCATCGAACGGCACGAGAGGCAGCCGATGA
- a CDS encoding HlyD family type I secretion periplasmic adaptor subunit → MTLTTSSADTRASTLLLPQASRVSRPDSHVLALEELRIHGLERAVVLGAGLLVAATLVWASLTRIPEVAVGLGEIAPAMALAPVQHLEGGIVHEVLVTEGEMVEAGEPILRMNDAAAQAELSQARLRLESLQMQSQRLMAAADGNGSALEFGSLRRTSVAAATFSGGASDAPMLTSGPFAAPQRAALDSRLRSLSDRIAVLTEQAAQRRSDLATLSGQIASIQEQMDLHARELGIREELAGNGLTTRLSVLEAQRLFMSAKAEHERLNGQHVSAQRGLAEAEARIHEAQSAAVDEARQEAARVALEIAETAEVVRKLEDRAERTLVRAPIDGIVRGLTVHRPGTVLPPGGLVAEIMPQDTPLVVDVRLMPRDVGFIKVGQTVQVKVQAFDYSRFGSVEGVVERVSAGTFLDEQRQPHYRARISLKQPYVGHDPHLARLAAGMTAQADITTGHKTVLQYLLKPIYSAMAGSFHER, encoded by the coding sequence ATGACTCTGACGACATCAAGCGCCGATACGCGCGCCTCGACGTTACTCCTGCCGCAGGCAAGCCGTGTGTCCCGCCCCGATAGTCACGTGCTGGCGCTGGAAGAGCTGCGCATCCACGGATTGGAGCGGGCAGTCGTGCTGGGAGCGGGACTGCTCGTCGCGGCGACCCTGGTTTGGGCGTCGCTGACCCGCATTCCCGAAGTCGCCGTCGGCTTGGGCGAGATCGCGCCCGCGATGGCACTTGCGCCGGTGCAGCACTTGGAAGGCGGCATCGTCCACGAGGTGCTCGTCACCGAAGGGGAGATGGTCGAGGCGGGAGAGCCGATCCTGCGCATGAACGATGCAGCCGCGCAGGCTGAGTTGTCTCAGGCGAGACTTCGCCTCGAATCCCTGCAAATGCAGTCGCAGCGCCTGATGGCGGCGGCGGACGGAAACGGCAGCGCCCTGGAGTTCGGCAGCCTTCGCAGAACCTCCGTCGCCGCAGCGACTTTCAGTGGGGGGGCGAGCGATGCTCCGATGCTCACCTCCGGCCCCTTCGCGGCGCCACAGCGGGCCGCACTGGACTCGCGGCTGCGCTCGCTGTCCGATCGCATTGCGGTTCTGACGGAGCAGGCGGCTCAGCGGCGCAGCGACCTCGCAACCCTTTCCGGGCAGATCGCGTCCATTCAGGAGCAGATGGATCTGCACGCCCGGGAACTCGGCATCCGCGAAGAACTGGCCGGCAACGGACTGACGACCCGCCTGTCCGTGCTCGAGGCGCAGCGTCTCTTCATGAGTGCGAAGGCCGAGCATGAGCGACTGAACGGGCAGCATGTCTCGGCTCAGCGCGGTCTTGCGGAGGCGGAGGCGCGGATCCACGAAGCACAGTCCGCCGCTGTCGACGAGGCGCGGCAGGAGGCGGCCCGCGTCGCGCTCGAGATCGCCGAGACGGCGGAGGTCGTTCGCAAGCTCGAAGATCGCGCCGAGCGCACCCTGGTGCGCGCGCCCATCGATGGAATCGTGCGCGGGCTGACCGTGCACCGCCCGGGCACCGTGCTGCCGCCCGGCGGCCTTGTCGCCGAGATCATGCCGCAGGATACGCCGCTGGTGGTGGACGTACGGCTGATGCCGCGCGACGTCGGCTTCATCAAGGTCGGGCAGACCGTGCAGGTGAAGGTGCAGGCCTTCGACTATTCTCGCTTCGGCTCCGTCGAAGGTGTCGTGGAGCGGGTTTCCGCAGGCACGTTCCTCGACGAGCAACGCCAGCCTCACTACCGCGCGCGGATCTCGCTGAAGCAGCCATATGTCGGCCACGATCCGCACCTGGCTCGCCTTGCAGCGGGCATGACGGCTCAGGCGGACATCACGACAGGCCACAAGACTGTGCTGCAATATCTGCTCAAGCCGATCTATTCAGCGATGGCCGGATCGTTTCACGAGCGCTGA